A single genomic interval of Noviherbaspirillum saxi harbors:
- a CDS encoding acyl-CoA dehydrogenase family protein yields the protein MDFLTPSVRVQGLQKRLNSFMQEHIYPNEERYYKESTEGGPWAVQPVVEELKPKAKAADLWNLFLPASEHGAGLSNLEYAPLCEIMGRSLLAPEVFNCSAPDTGNMEVLARYGTPEQQEKWLQPLLEGKARSAFAMTEPAVASSDATNIESSIVRAGNQYVINGRKWFTTGATDPRCNIMIFMGKTDPDNADRYLQQSMILVPKDTPGVTVVRPLPVFGFYGVPDRAAEVVFDNVRVPESNILLGEGRGFEIAQGRLGPGRIHHCMRLIGLAERTLEKMCRRTMERTAFGKLVSEQTVTLERIAESRILIDQARLLTLHAAYMMDTVGNKVAKAQIAMIKVAAPNMACKVIDWAIQAFGGAGVTNDFGLAAAYATARLLRIADGPDEVHRNQIGKLELKKYR from the coding sequence ATGGACTTCTTGACACCATCGGTCAGGGTACAGGGCTTGCAAAAGCGTCTGAACAGCTTCATGCAGGAACACATCTATCCAAATGAAGAGCGCTATTACAAGGAATCGACCGAGGGCGGCCCGTGGGCGGTCCAGCCCGTTGTGGAAGAACTGAAGCCAAAGGCGAAGGCGGCCGACCTGTGGAATCTGTTCCTGCCCGCGTCGGAACATGGTGCAGGCTTGAGCAACCTTGAATATGCGCCGCTATGTGAAATCATGGGGCGCTCCCTCCTGGCGCCTGAAGTCTTTAACTGTTCCGCGCCCGATACCGGAAACATGGAAGTCCTCGCACGCTACGGCACGCCCGAGCAGCAGGAGAAATGGTTGCAGCCGCTACTTGAGGGTAAGGCGCGCTCGGCCTTTGCCATGACCGAACCGGCCGTGGCCTCAAGCGATGCCACGAATATTGAATCGTCGATCGTACGCGCAGGGAATCAATACGTAATCAATGGCCGCAAATGGTTCACAACCGGTGCGACTGACCCGCGCTGCAACATCATGATCTTCATGGGTAAGACGGATCCCGACAATGCTGACCGCTACCTTCAGCAATCGATGATCCTGGTACCAAAAGACACGCCGGGCGTTACCGTCGTACGTCCGCTGCCCGTTTTCGGCTTTTACGGCGTCCCCGACCGCGCCGCCGAAGTCGTGTTCGACAATGTGCGGGTCCCGGAGTCAAACATCCTGCTGGGGGAAGGTCGGGGATTCGAAATTGCACAGGGCCGTCTGGGGCCCGGACGAATCCACCATTGCATGCGCCTCATCGGGCTGGCCGAACGCACGCTGGAAAAGATGTGCCGTCGGACGATGGAACGCACTGCCTTCGGCAAACTCGTTTCGGAACAGACCGTAACTCTGGAGCGGATCGCCGAATCCCGCATCCTGATCGACCAGGCACGACTGCTGACGCTGCATGCCGCTTATATGATGGACACCGTAGGTAACAAAGTTGCGAAGGCACAGATTGCCATGATTAAGGTCGCGGCGCCAAACATGGCTTGCAAGGTCATCGACTGGGCAATCCAGGCTTTTGGCGGGGCCGGAGTGACAAATGATTTCGGACTGGCAGCGGCCTATGCGACCGCCCGGCTGCTGCGCATTGCCGACGGCCCGGACGAAGTCCACCGCAACCAGATCGGGAAACTTGAACTCAAGAAATATCGCTAG
- a CDS encoding GntR family transcriptional regulator, with protein MQTDKSEKRSSSLTSTSARIADAVSRRIVRRHYQVGQRLVEAELVREFGVSRSTVREALKMLASSGVVELSHNRGALVQSLSAQDAQDLLQVLEMLSGLAARLAAGNIGRGNNRTRFEAVARPLTDVGEADELDRVLGQRANYYQVMFDIANNKELDRAMPLPRVHLFRTQFYSLLTKSDVRAMIAEYRAINEAILSGDEAKAETQMRRHIRNTADRTLPHFQSR; from the coding sequence ATGCAAACAGACAAGTCAGAAAAACGCTCCTCCTCCCTCACCAGCACAAGCGCCCGGATTGCTGATGCCGTCAGCAGACGCATTGTCCGGCGCCATTACCAGGTCGGGCAGCGGCTGGTCGAAGCAGAACTGGTGCGCGAGTTCGGCGTCAGCCGCAGCACAGTGCGCGAGGCATTGAAAATGCTTGCGTCCAGCGGTGTAGTGGAACTCAGCCACAACCGTGGTGCCCTGGTCCAGTCACTGTCGGCGCAGGATGCGCAGGATCTGTTGCAAGTCCTGGAGATGCTTTCCGGTCTCGCCGCCCGCCTCGCCGCCGGGAACATCGGACGCGGGAACAATCGCACGCGGTTCGAAGCCGTTGCCCGGCCGTTAACGGACGTAGGCGAAGCGGACGAGCTTGACCGGGTGCTGGGCCAGCGGGCGAACTACTACCAGGTCATGTTCGATATCGCGAACAACAAGGAACTGGACCGGGCCATGCCGCTGCCCCGAGTGCATCTGTTCCGTACGCAGTTCTATTCGCTGCTGACCAAGAGCGACGTCAGGGCCATGATCGCTGAGTACCGTGCGATCAACGAAGCCATCCTTTCCGGAGATGAAGCGAAGGCGGAAACCCAGATGCGCCGACATATCCGGAATACGGCGGATCGCACCCTCCCCCATTTCCAGAGCCGATGA
- a CDS encoding SDR family oxidoreductase, with protein MNNYLSQRLDGRIALVTGASRGIGEAIATALADRGAHVVVSSRKAGVCKEVVDKIRGAGGSAEAVACHIGDLEQIEAALRRIEEAHGRLDILVNNAAANPYFGHVIDTDLAAFQKTVDVNIRGYFFTTSNAARLMMKQKRGAVVNVASISGVVPGPNQGIYSITKAAVISMTKVFAAECAEFGIRVNAVLPGITDTKFAAALVQDEAMLGQYLPRVPLQRVARPEEMAGAVAFLASDASSYTTGACLNVDGGYLVS; from the coding sequence ATGAATAACTATCTTTCCCAGCGGCTCGATGGCCGCATTGCCTTGGTTACTGGCGCTAGCCGTGGCATCGGCGAAGCAATTGCAACGGCGCTTGCTGACCGTGGCGCGCATGTTGTGGTGAGCAGCCGCAAAGCCGGGGTATGCAAGGAGGTAGTGGACAAGATCCGTGGTGCTGGCGGCAGCGCCGAGGCGGTGGCCTGCCATATCGGCGACCTGGAGCAGATTGAGGCGGCATTGCGCCGAATCGAAGAGGCGCACGGCCGGCTGGACATCCTGGTCAATAATGCGGCGGCCAATCCTTACTTTGGCCATGTGATCGATACCGACCTGGCAGCGTTTCAGAAAACCGTCGACGTCAACATCCGCGGTTACTTCTTTACCACCAGCAATGCGGCGCGATTGATGATGAAACAGAAAAGGGGCGCAGTCGTGAACGTGGCTTCTATCAGCGGTGTGGTGCCGGGCCCCAACCAGGGCATTTACTCGATTACGAAGGCCGCCGTGATTTCAATGACTAAGGTATTCGCCGCAGAATGCGCGGAATTCGGTATCCGCGTCAACGCCGTCCTGCCTGGAATTACTGATACGAAGTTCGCTGCCGCGCTGGTGCAGGACGAAGCGATGCTCGGCCAGTACTTGCCCCGGGTGCCGCTCCAGCGCGTCGCCCGCCCCGAGGAAATGGCAGGTGCTGTTGCATTCCTGGCGTCCGACGCGTCAAGCTACACCACCGGTGCTTGCCTGAATGTCGACGGTGGTTATCTGGTTTCCTGA
- a CDS encoding histidine phosphatase family protein — MCQSAISVLFQKYHKIVGQSIEYCPTICFNGLDLIGTIFLVRHGLLTLAVRCGPGSSAIVFTSGGPIAAICQHLLGVPDDRIASLHFPLRNASVTKLLFQPDRLSLSYFNNVAHLDITARRDVLTYR; from the coding sequence TTGTGTCAATCGGCTATTTCGGTCCTTTTCCAAAAATATCACAAAATCGTCGGACAATCTATTGAATATTGTCCGACGATTTGTTTTAATGGCCTGGACCTAATCGGAACGATATTTTTGGTGCGGCATGGGCTGCTTACGCTGGCTGTGCGTTGTGGGCCGGGATCGAGCGCTATCGTCTTTACCTCGGGCGGCCCGATCGCCGCCATCTGCCAGCACCTGCTCGGAGTGCCAGATGACAGGATCGCCAGCCTGCATTTTCCGCTGCGGAATGCCTCCGTAACGAAGCTGCTCTTCCAGCCCGACCGGCTCAGCCTGAGCTATTTCAACAATGTTGCCCACCTCGACATAACTGCACGTCGAGACGTGCTCACTTACCGTTAA
- a CDS encoding phosphotransferase, with amino-acid sequence MNNDHNLMSAFGGQELDTGRLASYMREHVAGFKGTLETQRFKGGQSNPTYLLSAGDQRYVLRKKPAGNLLPSAHAVEREYRVITALSATDVPVARTYCLCEDMDVIGTPFYLMEYVEGRILWDPALPGMTPAERAGIHDDVNRVVAALHTVDHQAVGLGDFGKPGNYFERQIARWTKQYRASETEPLESMERLIEWLPAHIPASNETTIVHGDLRLDNMIFHPSEPRVLAILDWELSTLGHPLADVAYHVLPWRLRSDEFRGMAEHDIASLGVPSEAEYVRRYCERTGRAPVPEHEWNFYLAYSMFRLAAILQGILRRAMDGTASSAEAMEIGSRGRRIAELGWKQTQGTHY; translated from the coding sequence ATGAACAACGATCACAATCTGATGTCCGCGTTTGGCGGGCAAGAACTCGACACCGGCCGACTCGCGTCATACATGCGTGAGCACGTCGCCGGGTTCAAGGGAACACTGGAGACGCAGCGCTTCAAGGGAGGGCAATCGAATCCCACCTATCTTCTTTCCGCAGGCGACCAGCGGTATGTATTGCGCAAGAAGCCGGCGGGTAATCTGCTGCCGTCCGCACACGCTGTCGAGCGTGAATACCGCGTCATCACTGCACTGTCTGCAACCGATGTCCCCGTCGCGCGGACGTACTGCCTGTGCGAAGACATGGACGTCATCGGAACGCCGTTCTACCTTATGGAATATGTCGAAGGCCGGATTCTGTGGGATCCGGCACTGCCCGGAATGACGCCGGCCGAACGCGCCGGCATCCACGATGACGTCAATCGGGTAGTCGCCGCTCTGCACACGGTCGACCACCAGGCAGTGGGTCTGGGTGATTTTGGCAAACCAGGCAATTACTTCGAGCGTCAGATTGCGCGATGGACAAAACAGTATCGGGCGTCAGAGACGGAGCCGCTCGAATCCATGGAGCGCCTCATTGAATGGTTGCCGGCCCACATTCCAGCCTCAAATGAAACAACGATCGTGCACGGTGACCTCCGGTTGGACAACATGATCTTTCATCCATCTGAGCCGCGCGTCCTTGCAATCCTGGATTGGGAACTCTCTACCCTCGGCCATCCGCTCGCGGACGTTGCCTATCACGTGCTGCCCTGGCGACTGCGGTCTGACGAATTTCGTGGCATGGCGGAGCACGACATCGCTTCGCTAGGTGTTCCGTCAGAAGCGGAATATGTGCGACGGTACTGCGAGCGGACTGGGCGTGCGCCGGTGCCTGAGCACGAGTGGAATTTCTACCTGGCCTACAGCATGTTCAGGCTCGCGGCTATTCTTCAAGGCATCCTGCGCCGCGCGATGGACGGCACTGCCTCCAGTGCCGAAGCAATGGAGATCGGCTCGCGCGGTCGACGCATTGCGGAACTAGGGTGGAAACAGACACAGGGAACACATTACTGA
- a CDS encoding acyl-CoA dehydrogenase family protein produces the protein MFDSPPLSHYFTPDHEQFRSTLRDFIANEITPFVNDWEEAGTFPRSLYPKAAEIGLLGLGYPEEYGGTPVDVFYKLIVAEEFARCGSGGVQASLNSHTIGMPPVVAAGSPELKQRIIPDVIAGNKIMALAVTEPSGGSDVASLRTTAVRDGDYYIVNGEKTFITSGMRADYLTVAVRTDPTNRGAGGVSSLVIDGDTPGLTRTELKKMGWWASDTAHLHFDNCRVPVANLLGQENKGFSIFMGNFNSERLFMSANAVGFAQVCLDEALAWARERKTFGEPLARRQVIRHKLMDMMMRIDAARALVYDLAYRIEHQSDDSSRLVARIAMAKVVSTQAMQFCADQAVQILGGMGYMRGTLSERIYREVKVMMIGGGSEEILKDLAARQMEI, from the coding sequence ATGTTCGACTCGCCACCGCTTTCACACTATTTCACTCCTGACCACGAGCAATTTCGCAGCACACTGCGCGACTTTATCGCCAACGAGATTACACCCTTCGTGAACGACTGGGAGGAGGCGGGCACGTTTCCGCGCTCGCTGTATCCGAAGGCTGCCGAGATCGGTCTGCTCGGTCTGGGTTATCCGGAGGAATATGGTGGCACGCCGGTCGACGTATTTTACAAACTAATTGTGGCCGAGGAATTTGCCCGCTGCGGCTCGGGCGGCGTACAGGCATCGCTGAATTCGCACACGATCGGCATGCCGCCTGTCGTTGCTGCCGGAAGCCCCGAGCTCAAACAGCGCATCATCCCCGACGTCATTGCCGGGAACAAGATCATGGCGCTGGCGGTCACGGAGCCGTCCGGCGGTTCCGACGTCGCAAGCCTGAGAACTACCGCGGTGCGCGACGGCGACTACTACATTGTTAATGGCGAGAAAACCTTCATTACATCCGGCATGCGCGCCGACTACCTTACGGTAGCAGTACGGACAGACCCAACTAACCGCGGGGCGGGCGGCGTTTCATCGCTGGTCATTGACGGCGACACGCCCGGCCTCACCCGCACCGAGTTGAAGAAAATGGGCTGGTGGGCCTCTGACACCGCGCACTTGCATTTTGACAATTGCCGCGTCCCGGTTGCGAACCTGCTGGGGCAAGAGAACAAAGGGTTTTCCATCTTTATGGGAAACTTCAATTCAGAGCGTCTGTTCATGTCTGCCAATGCAGTCGGATTCGCTCAGGTCTGCCTGGACGAGGCTCTGGCCTGGGCACGTGAGCGCAAAACCTTCGGCGAGCCGCTTGCCCGGCGTCAGGTAATCCGGCACAAGCTAATGGACATGATGATGCGCATTGATGCTGCGCGCGCGCTTGTGTACGACCTCGCGTACCGCATCGAGCACCAGAGCGATGATTCATCCCGCCTGGTGGCACGAATCGCCATGGCCAAGGTTGTGTCCACACAAGCAATGCAGTTTTGCGCCGACCAAGCTGTACAGATCCTTGGCGGCATGGGCTATATGCGCGGTACGTTAAGCGAGCGGATCTACCGAGAGGTGAAGGTCATGATGATCGGCGGCGGCTCGGAAGAAATCCTCAAGGATCTCGCTGCGCGGCAAATGGAAATCTGA